From the Maioricimonas rarisocia genome, one window contains:
- a CDS encoding 1-deoxy-D-xylulose-5-phosphate reductoisomerase — protein sequence MKRIAVLGSTGSIGTSCLDVVEAHSDQVSALGMTAHSRWEQLAEQSRQFAPQFVVIADESLRNSIDRSQFQPGTEIDFGPEAVARLAAHPDVDVVVSGIVGAAGLKSSLAALEAGKTVALANKETLVVAGPLVLEAARRNNSQLIPVDSEHSAVFQALQCGKDREVRRVILTASGGPFRTRSAEDLANVTPAMALDHPTWDMGPKITIDSATMMNKALEIIEARWLFDLDADKIDVVVHPQSIVHSMVEFVDGSVMAQLSPPDMRLPIQYALTYPERIDGISPQLDLTTAFNLEFFPPDYDRFPALKLGFEVAQRGGTCGAVLNAANEVAVARFLDGDLTFQEIPQVCREILSAHHFSPTPTLDELTRLDRWAREETKRWKSCSSV from the coding sequence ATGAAGCGGATCGCCGTATTGGGCTCGACCGGCTCGATCGGAACCAGTTGCCTCGATGTCGTCGAAGCCCACTCCGACCAGGTGTCCGCACTGGGAATGACGGCCCATTCCCGCTGGGAACAACTGGCCGAGCAGTCGCGGCAGTTCGCCCCGCAGTTCGTGGTCATCGCCGACGAATCACTTCGCAACTCCATTGATCGCAGCCAGTTCCAGCCCGGCACCGAAATCGACTTCGGGCCTGAAGCAGTGGCCCGCCTGGCCGCCCACCCCGATGTCGACGTGGTGGTCTCCGGCATCGTCGGGGCAGCCGGCCTGAAGAGCAGCCTGGCCGCTCTGGAAGCGGGAAAAACGGTTGCGTTGGCCAACAAGGAAACGCTCGTCGTCGCCGGCCCGCTCGTCCTCGAGGCGGCCCGCCGCAACAACAGTCAGCTGATTCCGGTCGATAGTGAGCACAGCGCCGTCTTCCAGGCGCTACAATGCGGTAAGGATCGGGAAGTCCGCCGCGTCATTCTCACCGCCTCCGGAGGGCCGTTCCGCACGCGTTCTGCCGAGGACCTGGCGAACGTCACCCCGGCCATGGCGCTGGACCATCCGACCTGGGACATGGGGCCGAAGATCACCATCGACTCGGCCACGATGATGAACAAGGCGCTCGAGATCATCGAAGCCCGGTGGCTGTTCGATCTCGACGCAGACAAGATTGACGTCGTCGTCCACCCCCAATCGATCGTTCATTCGATGGTCGAGTTCGTGGACGGATCGGTGATGGCGCAGCTTTCGCCCCCCGACATGCGACTGCCGATTCAGTATGCCCTGACGTATCCGGAGCGGATCGACGGCATCAGCCCGCAGCTGGACCTGACGACCGCCTTCAATCTGGAGTTTTTTCCCCCTGACTACGACCGCTTCCCGGCACTGAAACTCGGCTTCGAAGTCGCACAGCGCGGCGGCACCTGTGGTGCGGTCCTGAATGCGGCCAACGAAGTCGCCGTGGCGCGGTTTCTCGACGGCGACCTGACGTTCCAGGAGATTCCCCAGGTCTGCCGCGAAATCCTCTCTGCTCATCACTTTAGCCCGACGCCGACACTGGACGAACTGACCCGTCTCGACCGGTGGGCGCGGGAGGAGACAAAGCGTTGGAAATCCTGCTCCTCAGTCTGA
- the ftsH gene encoding ATP-dependent zinc metalloprotease FtsH — MTDPDPSPRNDSSQDPSRRPSGAPRRDRNPAGNSLWYVLIFCVLGAVAISVYRGQTSGKELTFSEFEAKVRSGEFNKDNVHELTFGQQYLTFQDQPKGKSLGIDSEDAAEPSGETAADDPQAPEGEEQAAAEEPAEEAPAQSSDSVQRYRVAIGFMPEASLAELDKLLRERGIQVKSTTIGTQWESVIYFVFMILLIVVVITFFRRMGGAGSAMSFGRSRGRLVAEDDIKVTFDDVAGIEEAVEELREVVEFLRTPSKYQALGGRIPRGVLLVGPPGTGKTLLAKAVAGEAGVPFFSLSGSDFVEMFVGVGAARVRDMFAQAVQRSPSIIFIDELDALGKVRGSGMPGGHDEREQTLNALLVEMDGFSSDQSVIVMGATNRPETLDPALMRPGRFDRHVLVDRPDYKGREAILKVHSAKIKLDDNVDLGRLAKLTPGFVGADLANLVNEAALLAARKNKSAASMAEFEEGVERVIAGLEKSTRIIHEDEKQRVAYHECGHALVACSLPHTDPVHKISIIPRGMGALGYTLQRPEDDRHLVTQTELQNRICVLLGGISAEELVYNETSTGAQNDLERATDIARRMVTEFGMSPKLGRVNYQESRRSMFLGNTMTMAPEYTHSADTVREIDLEVKRIVDECMQTADDVLKTQRDALEAMTRELIEIEVMDADRLAKILDAHRTGPQIKPGTFVSRTGGEAPESQQSDTDESSRKADGGA, encoded by the coding sequence ATGACCGATCCCGATCCTTCCCCTCGCAACGACTCCAGCCAGGATCCGTCCCGTCGCCCCTCCGGAGCACCACGACGTGATCGCAATCCGGCCGGCAACAGCCTGTGGTACGTGCTGATCTTCTGCGTACTCGGAGCCGTCGCGATCTCCGTGTACCGCGGCCAGACGTCCGGCAAGGAACTGACTTTCAGCGAGTTTGAAGCGAAAGTCCGATCCGGCGAGTTCAACAAGGACAACGTCCACGAACTCACGTTCGGACAGCAGTATCTGACCTTTCAGGACCAGCCCAAAGGAAAGTCGCTGGGAATCGACTCCGAAGACGCGGCGGAGCCTTCCGGGGAGACGGCTGCCGACGACCCGCAGGCTCCGGAAGGTGAAGAGCAGGCTGCTGCAGAGGAACCGGCCGAAGAGGCGCCGGCGCAGTCGTCCGATTCGGTCCAGCGATACCGGGTGGCGATCGGCTTCATGCCCGAAGCGAGTCTGGCCGAGTTGGACAAGCTGCTTCGCGAGCGTGGTATTCAGGTGAAGAGCACGACCATCGGCACCCAATGGGAGTCGGTGATCTACTTCGTGTTCATGATCCTGCTGATCGTGGTCGTGATCACGTTCTTCCGCCGCATGGGTGGGGCCGGCAGCGCCATGTCCTTTGGCCGCAGCCGCGGTCGCCTCGTCGCGGAAGACGACATCAAGGTTACGTTCGACGACGTGGCCGGAATCGAAGAAGCGGTCGAAGAACTCCGCGAAGTGGTCGAATTCCTGCGGACTCCCTCGAAGTACCAGGCCCTCGGCGGACGAATCCCGCGTGGCGTGCTGCTGGTCGGACCTCCCGGTACCGGCAAGACCCTGCTCGCGAAAGCGGTCGCGGGTGAAGCCGGCGTGCCGTTCTTCAGCCTGTCCGGCTCCGATTTTGTCGAAATGTTCGTCGGCGTGGGAGCCGCACGTGTCCGGGACATGTTCGCCCAGGCGGTTCAGCGGTCGCCGAGTATCATCTTCATCGACGAACTGGACGCGCTTGGCAAGGTGCGTGGCAGCGGGATGCCCGGCGGTCACGACGAGCGCGAGCAGACCCTCAACGCCCTGCTGGTCGAGATGGACGGGTTTTCATCCGATCAGAGCGTTATCGTCATGGGGGCCACCAACCGGCCTGAAACACTCGATCCGGCCCTGATGCGACCGGGACGCTTCGACCGGCACGTGCTCGTGGACCGTCCTGACTACAAGGGACGCGAGGCGATCCTCAAGGTCCACTCTGCGAAGATCAAACTGGACGACAATGTCGATCTCGGTCGACTGGCCAAGCTGACGCCCGGGTTCGTCGGTGCCGACCTTGCCAATCTCGTCAACGAAGCTGCCCTGCTGGCGGCCCGCAAGAACAAGTCTGCCGCATCGATGGCCGAGTTCGAAGAGGGCGTCGAACGGGTCATTGCCGGTCTGGAGAAGTCGACGCGGATCATCCACGAAGACGAGAAGCAGCGGGTGGCCTACCACGAATGCGGGCACGCCCTCGTGGCCTGCAGCCTGCCGCACACCGACCCGGTGCACAAGATCTCAATCATTCCCCGTGGAATGGGGGCGTTGGGGTACACGCTGCAACGGCCGGAAGACGACCGTCATCTGGTCACCCAGACGGAACTTCAGAACCGTATCTGCGTGCTGCTCGGCGGCATCTCTGCCGAAGAACTTGTCTACAACGAGACGTCGACGGGAGCCCAGAACGATCTCGAACGGGCGACCGACATCGCCCGGCGGATGGTGACCGAATTCGGTATGAGTCCCAAGCTGGGCCGCGTGAACTACCAGGAGTCCCGTCGGTCGATGTTCCTGGGGAACACGATGACGATGGCGCCGGAGTATACGCACAGTGCCGACACGGTCCGCGAGATCGATCTCGAGGTGAAGCGAATCGTCGACGAGTGCATGCAGACCGCCGACGACGTGCTCAAGACTCAGCGGGACGCCCTGGAAGCGATGACCCGCGAGCTGATCGAGATCGAAGTCATGGATGCGGACCGGCTGGCGAAGATCCTCGATGCGCACCGGACCGGGCCGCAGATCAAGCCGGGGACGTTCGTGTCGAGAACCGGTGGCGAGGCTCCCGAATCACAGCAGAGCGACACCGACGAGAGTTCGCGAAAAGCGGACGGCGGTGCCTGA
- a CDS encoding cytochrome b N-terminal domain-containing protein — MNRFIDWLDDRTGIKNIIHGSLFEPVPGGARWRYVWGSTLVFTFFLQVVTGICLWMAYSPSAQTAWESVYYIQYEMTLGWLIRGLHHFAAQAMVILLVFHLVQVVIDGAYKAPREVNFWLGLILMQIVLGLGLTGYLLPWDQKGYYATQVATEIMRAAPVAGPYIQKLVQGGSEYGHHTLTRFFALHAGILPGLLVGFLVLHLAIFRRHGVHAKDPDRAPAAPFWPDQVLRDAVACLAVLAGLLGLVLWKGSELSAPANPGEPFSAARPEWYYLFLFRFLKFEWVEHLGLAFGAIYLPGILMLILVLMPLIAKIRGGHAFNVVYLWLVLAGAGGLTGLALYEDWYQDDEDSRDFRAAVATAHRDGKRAVALAHSPSGIPPEGAITLLRNDPLTQGPKLFRNYCIDCHQPEDGEFEIPPQAPMLASLDARGPVYFGSRDWIRKVLTDFANHFAPLANIEGERAEAAELILEGSMAEWSSANGPLLNEPANADDFEALVEFLYAQSMRSDASPPDDPRVIRGREIFETGALTQGEFDSACIDCHAMHVVGEEEPLSEDMQPILTNYGGNDWLRAFIADPQSHYAGEYGNNAMPAFAGQLSPHDIDMLARWMTGDYYLPPEGDAATH, encoded by the coding sequence ATGAATCGATTCATTGACTGGCTCGACGACCGCACGGGAATCAAGAACATCATTCATGGTTCCCTGTTCGAACCGGTGCCGGGTGGAGCCCGGTGGCGGTATGTCTGGGGAAGCACGCTCGTCTTCACGTTCTTCCTGCAGGTGGTCACCGGCATCTGCCTGTGGATGGCCTACAGCCCCAGTGCCCAAACCGCCTGGGAAAGCGTGTACTACATCCAGTACGAGATGACCCTCGGCTGGCTCATTCGGGGCCTGCACCACTTTGCAGCGCAGGCCATGGTCATCCTGCTCGTTTTCCATCTGGTGCAGGTCGTCATCGATGGGGCATACAAGGCACCCCGCGAAGTCAACTTCTGGCTCGGGCTGATTCTGATGCAGATCGTGCTGGGCCTCGGGCTGACCGGCTATCTGCTCCCGTGGGACCAGAAGGGCTATTACGCGACGCAGGTCGCCACCGAGATCATGCGGGCCGCCCCCGTTGCCGGTCCGTACATCCAGAAGCTCGTGCAGGGTGGTTCCGAATACGGTCACCACACGCTCACCCGCTTCTTTGCCCTGCATGCGGGAATCCTCCCCGGTCTGCTGGTCGGCTTTCTGGTTCTGCACCTGGCGATCTTCCGCAGGCACGGAGTGCATGCCAAGGATCCCGACCGGGCCCCTGCGGCTCCGTTCTGGCCCGATCAGGTGCTCCGCGATGCGGTCGCCTGCCTGGCCGTTCTCGCCGGACTGCTCGGCCTGGTGCTCTGGAAGGGCTCGGAGCTGAGTGCACCGGCCAACCCGGGTGAACCGTTCTCGGCGGCCCGTCCCGAGTGGTACTACCTGTTCCTGTTCCGGTTCCTGAAGTTCGAATGGGTCGAGCATCTCGGACTGGCATTCGGGGCAATCTACCTGCCCGGCATCCTGATGCTGATCCTCGTGCTGATGCCGCTGATCGCGAAGATTCGCGGCGGCCATGCCTTCAACGTCGTCTACCTGTGGCTGGTGCTCGCCGGAGCCGGCGGCCTCACAGGGCTGGCTCTGTACGAAGACTGGTACCAGGACGACGAAGACAGCCGTGACTTCCGCGCGGCCGTCGCCACCGCCCACCGGGACGGCAAGCGTGCCGTGGCGCTGGCGCACTCCCCCTCGGGCATCCCGCCGGAAGGAGCCATTACGCTGCTGCGCAACGACCCGCTCACTCAGGGGCCGAAGCTCTTCCGGAACTACTGCATCGACTGCCACCAGCCCGAGGACGGGGAGTTCGAGATTCCGCCGCAGGCACCGATGCTGGCCAGCCTCGATGCGCGGGGACCGGTTTACTTCGGCTCGCGGGACTGGATCCGCAAAGTGCTGACGGACTTCGCGAATCACTTCGCACCGCTGGCCAACATCGAAGGTGAACGGGCCGAAGCGGCCGAGCTGATCCTCGAAGGTTCGATGGCGGAGTGGTCGTCTGCAAACGGGCCGCTGCTCAACGAACCGGCCAACGCCGACGACTTCGAAGCGCTGGTCGAGTTCCTGTACGCCCAGAGCATGCGGTCCGATGCGTCGCCGCCGGATGATCCGCGCGTGATTCGGGGACGCGAGATTTTCGAGACCGGTGCCCTGACCCAGGGCGAGTTCGACTCCGCGTGTATCGACTGTCACGCCATGCATGTCGTCGGGGAAGAAGAGCCGCTGTCGGAAGACATGCAGCCGATCCTGACGAACTACGGAGGCAACGACTGGCTGCGTGCCTTCATCGCTGACCCGCAGTCGCATTACGCCGGGGAATATGGTAACAACGCCATGCCGGCATTCGCCGGCCAGCTGTCTCCCCACGACATCGACATGCTCGCCCGATGGATGACGGGCGATTACTACCTTCCGCCGGAAGGGGACGCTGCGACTCACTGA
- a CDS encoding QcrA and Rieske domain-containing protein yields MNSDAPAMAEESPPASNPPHHDLPRRHFVLHVLTLAISSIVALVPLVTGLIFVLDPLLRKKKSSGGEFVRVTSTSAIPPNGTPMAFIIRADKQDAWNKFPNSELGSVYLMKNEADEIVCFNARCPHLGCTVDYKSGKDSFVCPCHDSAFKLDGTRTNAIPPRDMDTLEVEVRDDTEVWVRFENFAAGTHDKKPV; encoded by the coding sequence GTGAACAGCGACGCTCCTGCAATGGCCGAAGAGTCGCCCCCGGCCAGCAATCCCCCCCACCACGACCTGCCCCGTCGCCACTTCGTCCTGCATGTGCTGACGCTGGCCATCAGCAGCATTGTCGCCCTGGTCCCGCTGGTCACCGGACTGATCTTCGTCCTCGATCCGCTGCTGAGGAAGAAGAAGTCGTCCGGTGGCGAATTCGTGCGTGTGACGAGCACGTCGGCCATTCCTCCGAACGGGACGCCCATGGCGTTCATCATCCGGGCCGACAAACAGGATGCCTGGAACAAGTTCCCGAACTCGGAACTCGGTTCGGTCTACCTGATGAAGAACGAAGCCGACGAAATCGTCTGCTTCAATGCCCGCTGCCCCCATCTGGGATGCACGGTCGATTACAAGTCGGGCAAGGACAGCTTCGTCTGCCCCTGCCACGACAGCGCTTTCAAGCTGGACGGCACGCGCACGAACGCCATCCCGCCGCGCGATATGGACACTCTCGAGGTCGAAGTGCGGGACGACACCGAAGTCTGGGTCCGCTTCGAAAACTTCGCCGCCGGCACTCATGATAAGAAACCCGTCTGA
- a CDS encoding DHH family phosphoesterase, with product MTVDWGPLAEIIVENERFVITSHVRPDADALGSELGLARILDRLGKQVRIVNPSATPDHLKFLDPEGRAVKLRNGVTIEQALDTDVHLIVDTSAWQQIADVDAVFRKTTARKVVIDHHVSSDDLGALEFKDTTASATGVLITELAEALGVELTEHEAVPLYAAIATDTGWFRFSNTEGRTMRTAARLIDCGVRPNLVYQQLYERSSLSRLKLHGCVLSRVAVEFDGRLAHTFVLQADFRQTGAHPSDTEDLVNDCLTIDGVACAFILVEQRNGQIKASLRSRTGVDVAAIAELFGGGGHRQASGAMLPGPLATAQTRILQAMHAALQEPAG from the coding sequence ATGACAGTGGACTGGGGCCCGCTCGCAGAAATCATCGTCGAGAACGAGCGGTTTGTGATTACCAGCCACGTCCGACCGGACGCCGACGCTCTCGGTTCGGAACTCGGTCTGGCCCGCATTCTTGACCGGCTCGGCAAGCAGGTCCGCATCGTCAACCCTTCGGCGACGCCGGATCACCTGAAGTTTCTCGATCCTGAAGGCCGGGCCGTCAAGCTACGAAACGGCGTCACGATCGAGCAGGCGCTCGACACGGACGTTCATCTCATTGTCGACACGAGTGCCTGGCAGCAGATCGCCGACGTCGACGCCGTCTTCCGGAAGACGACTGCCAGGAAGGTGGTGATCGACCATCACGTCAGCTCGGATGATCTGGGGGCGCTCGAGTTCAAGGACACGACCGCCTCGGCCACCGGCGTGCTGATCACCGAGCTTGCCGAAGCGCTCGGTGTCGAACTGACCGAGCACGAAGCGGTCCCGCTGTACGCGGCCATTGCGACCGACACCGGCTGGTTCCGGTTCTCGAACACCGAAGGCCGCACGATGCGCACGGCAGCCCGGCTGATTGACTGCGGTGTTCGGCCGAATCTAGTATACCAGCAACTGTACGAGCGTTCGTCGCTGTCGCGACTGAAACTGCACGGTTGCGTTCTGAGCCGCGTTGCAGTGGAATTTGATGGCCGACTGGCGCACACGTTTGTGTTGCAGGCAGACTTCCGACAGACGGGCGCGCATCCCTCGGATACGGAAGACCTCGTCAACGATTGCCTGACGATCGACGGCGTGGCCTGTGCCTTTATCCTGGTCGAACAGCGCAACGGCCAGATCAAGGCCAGCCTGCGAAGTCGGACGGGAGTCGATGTCGCGGCCATTGCCGAACTGTTCGGCGGTGGGGGTCATCGGCAGGCCTCGGGCGCGATGCTGCCCGGGCCATTGGCGACCGCGCAGACACGAATCCTTCAAGCCATGCATGCGGCATTGCAGGAACCGGCCGGCTGA
- a CDS encoding bifunctional riboflavin kinase/FAD synthetase, translating into MIIEHGFGNRARYRGGYVSIGNFDGVHRGHQRMISSLVQHAHREGVPAVVLTFDPHPVTLLAPDRTPPRLSTLERKAALLADCGVDCLIAYPTDRELLNLTADEFFQQIVQQELAARGVVEGPNFCFGRNRGGTIAVLAELCAQAGILCEIVPAVTRNEQVVSSSSIRQALLAGEVREALEMLGHPYRLSGTVASGAGRGRDLGFPTANLDDVATLVPADGVYAAVGLVDDECLAAAVHIGSNPTFAENARKLEVHLLDYDGDLYGSTLHVDLIDRVRTTQSFDGPPALQEQLKRDLAKIRRIVDEHWAEID; encoded by the coding sequence ATGATTATCGAGCATGGATTCGGCAACCGGGCACGTTACCGGGGGGGATATGTCTCGATCGGCAACTTTGACGGCGTCCACCGCGGCCATCAGCGGATGATCTCGTCGCTGGTGCAGCACGCGCACCGGGAGGGCGTGCCGGCCGTCGTCCTGACGTTCGATCCTCATCCCGTCACACTGCTTGCGCCTGATCGCACCCCGCCGCGGCTGAGTACGCTGGAGCGAAAAGCGGCACTTCTGGCGGACTGCGGCGTCGACTGCCTCATCGCCTATCCGACCGACCGGGAGCTGCTCAACCTGACCGCCGACGAGTTCTTCCAGCAGATCGTCCAGCAGGAACTCGCCGCCCGCGGCGTCGTGGAGGGGCCGAATTTCTGCTTTGGGCGGAACCGTGGCGGCACGATCGCCGTACTGGCCGAACTGTGCGCTCAGGCCGGCATCCTCTGCGAAATCGTTCCTGCCGTCACCCGAAACGAACAGGTCGTCTCCTCCAGCAGCATCCGCCAGGCTCTGCTGGCCGGTGAGGTCCGCGAGGCGCTGGAAATGCTCGGCCATCCGTACCGTTTGAGTGGCACGGTCGCATCCGGAGCCGGGCGGGGACGTGATCTGGGTTTTCCCACGGCCAACCTCGATGACGTCGCCACGCTGGTTCCCGCCGACGGCGTCTACGCTGCGGTCGGGCTGGTTGACGACGAGTGCCTGGCCGCCGCCGTGCATATCGGATCGAACCCGACGTTTGCCGAGAACGCGCGGAAACTGGAAGTTCATCTGCTCGATTACGACGGCGATCTCTACGGCAGCACACTGCATGTCGACCTGATTGACCGCGTGCGGACCACGCAGTCGTTTGACGGACCGCCGGCTCTACAGGAGCAGCTCAAACGGGACCTGGCGAAGATCCGCAGAATCGTGGATGAGCACTGGGCGGAAATCGACTAG
- a CDS encoding Gfo/Idh/MocA family protein, with protein MPTDNVSRRGFLKASGTTALAGSALTALPAASARAARANERIRIGFIGPGGRGFGAHVKTLARLKNDGYNIELVAVADVYTVHQDRAADYIEKENGNKVTKYVDYREMIEKEELDAVAIGTPDHWHAKQILDCLAAGLHVYCEKPMTKQVEEAVEVAQAWEKSGLVMQVGVQGTSQPVWNTAREMLNEGKLGKVMMYQTEYFRNSSMGQWRYYALKKEMTPKTIDWKRWLGVEEGLSEDMPFDREKYAQWRRFWPFGSGMYTDLFVHRVTMMLKATGLGYPGRVVGAGGLYLEYDGRGVPDVATVAADYPEGVHGLVSSTMCNEETRLRQVIRGHFGSFVFSGDNIEYVPERPQVTRDSKLKAETIKAEPCPDHNYAHFQNWVEAIEARDPRMCNNPPDLGAAAVTTVILGARSYREGRAFHFDLEKGPHDADASWAQRWEAISEKRGEPKHIPGWKAGDHGSKLEEPSYMSLAGPWINGEPPSNA; from the coding sequence ATGCCTACCGACAATGTTTCACGGCGTGGGTTCCTGAAAGCGTCCGGCACCACCGCACTTGCGGGGTCGGCCCTCACGGCGCTACCTGCGGCCTCAGCACGGGCTGCTCGTGCCAACGAGCGGATCCGTATCGGTTTCATCGGCCCCGGTGGTCGTGGTTTCGGAGCTCACGTCAAGACTCTGGCGCGACTCAAGAACGATGGCTACAACATCGAGCTGGTCGCTGTCGCCGACGTTTACACCGTCCATCAGGACCGGGCTGCCGACTACATCGAAAAAGAGAACGGCAACAAGGTCACGAAGTACGTCGATTATCGCGAGATGATCGAGAAAGAGGAACTGGACGCGGTCGCGATCGGTACTCCCGATCACTGGCACGCGAAGCAGATCCTCGACTGTCTTGCGGCCGGGCTGCATGTCTACTGCGAAAAGCCGATGACCAAGCAGGTCGAGGAGGCCGTCGAGGTCGCTCAGGCCTGGGAGAAGTCCGGTCTGGTGATGCAGGTGGGTGTGCAGGGAACCAGCCAGCCGGTCTGGAACACCGCCCGCGAAATGCTCAACGAAGGCAAGCTCGGTAAGGTCATGATGTACCAGACCGAGTACTTCCGCAATTCGTCGATGGGGCAGTGGCGTTACTACGCCCTCAAGAAGGAAATGACCCCCAAGACCATCGACTGGAAGCGGTGGCTGGGTGTCGAAGAAGGCCTTTCGGAAGACATGCCGTTCGACCGCGAGAAGTACGCCCAGTGGCGTCGCTTCTGGCCGTTCGGTTCGGGCATGTACACCGACCTGTTCGTGCACCGGGTGACGATGATGCTCAAGGCGACCGGCCTGGGCTACCCGGGACGCGTCGTCGGTGCCGGCGGCCTGTACCTCGAGTACGACGGCCGCGGAGTGCCGGACGTGGCCACCGTGGCGGCCGACTATCCCGAAGGCGTGCACGGTCTGGTCTCGTCGACGATGTGCAACGAAGAGACCCGCCTGCGTCAGGTGATTCGTGGTCACTTCGGTTCGTTCGTCTTCAGTGGCGACAACATCGAGTACGTGCCGGAACGTCCGCAGGTCACCCGCGATTCGAAGCTGAAGGCGGAGACGATCAAGGCCGAACCGTGTCCGGATCACAACTACGCCCACTTCCAGAACTGGGTGGAAGCGATCGAGGCCCGCGACCCGCGGATGTGCAACAACCCGCCGGACCTGGGGGCTGCTGCCGTCACGACCGTGATCCTCGGTGCCCGCAGCTACCGCGAAGGGCGTGCATTCCACTTCGATCTCGAGAAAGGACCGCACGACGCCGACGCCAGCTGGGCGCAGCGTTGGGAAGCGATCTCCGAGAAGCGGGGTGAGCCGAAGCACATCCCCGGATGGAAAGCTGGCGACCACGGCAGCAAGCTCGAAGAGCCGTCGTACATGTCGCTGGCCGGTCCGTGGATCAACGGCGAGCCGCCGTCGAACGCGTAA
- a CDS encoding 6TM ABC transporter family protein, with protein MSEDDWNEANRSTSSEFSSEQVKHDIDAAIEQYGEQGIVHDEIRPLVLLLEGKPGSGKTTMAFMLRDLEAQILSIDRFSQKIATNLVGDASDAIDAKLQLLAGRYCNSRQIGRFLKQVSQSERLAERFVAHLTDEARVKLRGQSELNVIEGYLPGQLKKCVLQALVKAGFHVWSAVRHCEDTE; from the coding sequence ATGTCGGAAGATGATTGGAACGAAGCAAACCGTTCAACGTCGAGCGAATTCTCATCCGAGCAAGTGAAGCACGACATTGACGCCGCGATTGAACAGTACGGCGAGCAGGGGATCGTACACGACGAAATACGACCGCTCGTACTTCTGCTTGAGGGAAAGCCTGGCAGTGGGAAAACCACGATGGCGTTTATGCTTCGTGATTTAGAGGCTCAGATTCTTTCGATAGACCGGTTCTCGCAGAAGATTGCGACGAACCTCGTCGGCGACGCGAGTGATGCAATTGATGCCAAACTTCAGTTGTTGGCAGGGCGCTACTGCAATTCTCGGCAGATCGGGCGTTTTCTGAAGCAAGTCTCGCAATCCGAACGCTTAGCGGAGCGTTTCGTGGCACATCTGACGGATGAAGCTCGAGTTAAGTTGAGGGGGCAATCGGAGCTGAATGTGATTGAAGGCTATCTGCCGGGGCAGCTCAAGAAGTGCGTCTTGCAGGCTTTGGTCAAGGCGGGATTCCACGTTTGGAGTGCCGTAAGGCACTGTGAAGACACGG